One Natrinema halophilum genomic window carries:
- a CDS encoding ATPase, T2SS/T4P/T4SS family encodes MAIDEADQSDTGDFSEGEESDSVSEEERSQKEDPVSNSAVRVGEYSWEEFMDEYGYSDEVSVLYPDDPEPAEADDQLGLDTNEGHSRVPSGDDWTNVEFDPTAYLGHHPDDLVDTVLPTAGDNADALWEIFLEYVDPETTPVVKDTWTWEHYKWEYYYEDDGSRPRDSDGEIVHHDEEDALGFDPETLEGRLAAGKDAALELDDLVEERTVNVQDDLDEDEFFSTAAGNTTVSNRYDLEKAVPLEKKTHFREVERYWVNKPYAYVVIFHSEKENEKKYYMIEPYQNEIEIELQEFLSGKLRTAIKYSEDGIKEKATEDGRRTVIEDETRGLLKRYDLFEATSGTTSKGILETLRGLLDDDEDDDIAESVPSQLEGIEVRPEPVILAEDPDTLNEYQVEKLLYLLKRDFIGYERIDGIKHDINVEDISVDGYNSPVFVYHSEYEQIITNIYHGEDELDDFVVKLAQRSGKGISKRLPQVDATLPDGSRAQLTLGKEVSDHGTNYTIRQFKDVPFTPIDLINWNTFSLDEMAFLWLAIENHKSLIFAGGTASGKTTSLNAVSLFIPSNAKIVSIEDTREVELPQRNWIASVTRPSFADDEQGDVDEFDLLEAALRQRPDYIVMGEIRGEEGRTLFQVMSTGHTTYTTFHADSVDEVLKRFTTDPINVSKTMFTALDLVSIQTQTRVQGRKVRRNKSLTEINHYEAEHDEINVQDVYQWQAETDEYLKMGDSNTLEEIQFDRGWNNEKLEDELFKREVILAYLIKNDLNTYAQVAATVQAFINDPDTILTLIANGQLEDSLEDLREMESVLIDVDQEKEELVPRPESTSETYNLSMDLLERAEESLFEEYRGKVPSGLASALGDVETESTIEVDRADADEFDFGGDIDDGADEEDWELGDGSTSFAVDGDDGDDGPAWLSDDTGFDIDRSERSGIGAADAAAGSGTDSPPAAAAGTDTATAKSEPDGETSVVSVETDAEATADRTSTTGDSQTPAASQAAGSAGTDAGQTAEPIADESTVFPSDDAGDGDLGGLFADMGETIEELDDPNGSGQTNEPVDSGANHQPDTSGFDAMFPENDLDSIFNPESADSDPSSDFDVQTDDDAGQASGKRDDEFEPPTDASDDSPTASGSSTGTEHESERGEPPHDAGSSPGKSPESEQVDASDDSSPDNEPPTIDIDERAVDPPDDGDSDDSSPDNEPPTIDIDERAVDPPDDGDSDHEPVSEQAPETDSWSQSETDQERDDAPSTSDAASTDNSAPDDGESIFGNESGSIFSEDDEEAADDGGSLFDNRDSSSDEESIFRSDDTTESNDRIFDAESDNNDGTEEEDEQ; translated from the coding sequence ATGGCTATTGACGAGGCCGACCAGTCGGATACCGGAGACTTTTCTGAGGGGGAAGAGTCCGACTCAGTGTCGGAGGAGGAACGGTCCCAGAAGGAAGATCCCGTGTCAAATTCGGCCGTTCGGGTCGGCGAATACTCGTGGGAGGAGTTCATGGACGAATACGGGTACAGCGACGAGGTTTCCGTCCTCTATCCGGACGATCCCGAACCCGCCGAGGCGGACGACCAACTTGGACTCGATACGAACGAGGGTCATTCGAGAGTCCCGAGCGGCGATGACTGGACTAACGTCGAGTTCGATCCGACGGCGTATCTCGGCCACCACCCGGACGACCTCGTTGATACTGTTCTCCCGACCGCCGGCGACAACGCTGATGCGCTCTGGGAGATCTTTCTCGAGTACGTCGATCCGGAGACGACGCCCGTCGTCAAAGATACCTGGACCTGGGAACACTACAAATGGGAGTATTACTACGAGGACGACGGGAGCCGACCACGGGACTCCGACGGAGAGATCGTCCATCACGACGAGGAAGACGCCCTCGGATTCGATCCCGAGACGCTCGAGGGACGACTCGCAGCCGGTAAGGACGCCGCGTTAGAACTCGACGACCTCGTCGAAGAACGAACCGTCAACGTCCAGGACGACTTAGACGAAGACGAATTCTTCTCCACTGCGGCCGGGAATACCACCGTTTCCAACCGCTACGACCTCGAGAAGGCGGTCCCGCTCGAGAAAAAGACGCACTTCCGCGAGGTCGAGCGCTACTGGGTAAACAAACCCTACGCTTACGTCGTCATCTTCCATTCGGAGAAGGAAAACGAGAAGAAGTACTACATGATCGAGCCGTACCAGAACGAAATCGAGATCGAATTACAGGAATTTCTCTCCGGCAAACTCAGGACGGCGATCAAATATTCCGAGGACGGAATCAAGGAGAAAGCAACAGAGGACGGCCGTCGGACGGTCATCGAGGACGAAACTCGCGGCTTGTTGAAACGGTACGACCTCTTCGAGGCGACTTCTGGAACGACGTCGAAAGGTATTCTGGAGACGCTTCGAGGATTGCTCGACGACGACGAGGACGACGATATCGCGGAAAGCGTCCCGAGTCAACTCGAGGGGATCGAAGTTCGGCCAGAGCCGGTTATCCTCGCGGAGGATCCGGACACGTTAAACGAGTATCAGGTCGAAAAGCTCCTCTATCTTCTCAAACGTGACTTCATCGGGTACGAGCGAATCGACGGCATCAAACACGATATCAACGTCGAGGACATCTCCGTCGACGGCTACAACTCGCCGGTGTTCGTCTATCATTCGGAGTACGAACAGATCATCACGAACATCTATCACGGCGAGGACGAACTCGACGATTTCGTCGTCAAGCTCGCACAGCGCTCCGGAAAAGGGATCAGTAAGCGCCTCCCACAGGTCGACGCGACGTTGCCCGACGGGTCACGAGCGCAGCTCACGCTCGGCAAAGAAGTGTCCGACCACGGGACGAACTACACCATCCGCCAGTTCAAGGACGTCCCGTTTACGCCGATCGACCTCATCAACTGGAATACCTTCAGTCTGGACGAGATGGCGTTCCTCTGGCTTGCCATCGAAAATCACAAGAGCCTGATTTTCGCCGGGGGGACCGCATCCGGGAAGACGACCTCGCTGAACGCCGTCTCGCTTTTCATCCCCTCGAACGCGAAGATCGTCTCGATCGAGGATACTCGGGAAGTCGAACTCCCTCAACGAAACTGGATCGCCAGCGTCACTCGTCCCTCGTTCGCCGACGACGAACAGGGAGACGTCGACGAATTCGATCTGCTCGAGGCCGCACTCCGGCAGCGACCCGATTACATCGTGATGGGCGAGATCCGTGGCGAGGAGGGCCGGACGCTGTTCCAGGTCATGTCGACCGGCCACACCACCTATACGACGTTTCACGCCGACTCCGTCGACGAAGTCCTCAAACGATTCACCACGGATCCGATCAACGTCTCGAAGACGATGTTTACGGCGCTGGACCTGGTTTCGATCCAGACCCAGACGCGCGTACAGGGCCGGAAAGTCCGCCGAAACAAGTCCCTGACCGAAATCAACCACTACGAGGCCGAACACGACGAGATTAACGTTCAAGACGTCTATCAGTGGCAGGCCGAAACCGACGAGTACCTCAAGATGGGTGATTCGAACACCTTAGAGGAGATCCAGTTCGACCGCGGCTGGAACAACGAAAAACTCGAGGATGAATTGTTCAAGCGGGAAGTCATCCTCGCGTACCTCATCAAAAACGATCTCAATACGTACGCACAGGTCGCCGCGACGGTCCAGGCGTTTATCAACGATCCCGATACGATACTTACACTCATCGCGAACGGCCAACTCGAAGACAGTCTCGAAGACCTCCGCGAGATGGAGAGCGTTCTGATCGACGTCGACCAGGAAAAAGAGGAACTCGTTCCGCGGCCCGAGTCGACGAGTGAGACGTACAATCTCTCGATGGACCTCTTGGAGCGCGCCGAGGAATCGCTGTTCGAGGAGTACCGCGGGAAGGTTCCGAGCGGGCTTGCGAGTGCGCTCGGCGACGTCGAAACCGAGAGCACGATCGAAGTCGACCGCGCCGATGCCGACGAGTTCGATTTCGGCGGTGATATCGACGACGGTGCCGACGAGGAAGACTGGGAATTGGGTGACGGATCGACCAGCTTCGCCGTCGATGGCGACGACGGTGACGACGGGCCAGCGTGGCTCAGCGACGACACCGGGTTCGATATCGACAGGAGTGAGAGAAGCGGCATCGGCGCTGCCGACGCCGCAGCCGGTTCGGGAACTGATAGTCCGCCCGCCGCCGCTGCCGGCACGGACACAGCGACGGCAAAATCGGAGCCCGACGGTGAGACATCGGTCGTCTCTGTAGAGACGGATGCCGAGGCAACGGCCGATCGAACCTCGACGACAGGTGACAGTCAGACGCCGGCCGCGAGTCAGGCTGCAGGATCGGCAGGAACCGATGCAGGACAGACTGCGGAACCGATTGCGGACGAATCGACGGTGTTCCCGTCGGACGATGCAGGGGATGGGGATCTTGGCGGGCTGTTCGCCGACATGGGTGAGACGATCGAGGAACTCGACGATCCGAACGGCTCCGGGCAAACGAACGAACCCGTTGACTCGGGAGCGAACCACCAACCGGATACCTCCGGTTTCGACGCCATGTTCCCGGAAAACGATCTCGATTCGATCTTCAATCCAGAGTCGGCCGACTCCGATCCGTCGAGCGACTTCGACGTCCAGACGGACGACGACGCTGGTCAAGCTTCGGGGAAGAGAGATGACGAGTTCGAGCCACCAACGGACGCGTCGGACGATTCGCCGACGGCTTCCGGTTCCAGCACTGGGACCGAGCACGAATCAGAGCGGGGCGAACCACCCCACGACGCTGGGTCGTCACCCGGCAAATCTCCGGAGTCCGAACAGGTCGATGCTTCCGACGACTCGTCTCCAGACAACGAGCCACCGACGATCGATATCGACGAGCGTGCTGTGGACCCACCGGACGATGGCGATTCAGACGACTCGTCTCCAGACAACGAGCCGCCGACGATCGATATCGACGAGCGTGCTGTGGACCCACCGGACGATGGCGATTCCGATCACGAACCGGTATCCGAACAAGCGCCGGAGACGGACAGTTGGTCGCAATCCGAAACCGACCAGGAACGGGACGACGCCCCGTCGACGAGCGATGCGGCGTCCACTGACAATTCCGCGCCCGACGACGGTGAATCCATATTTGGCAACGAGTCAGGGTCGATTTTCAGCGAAGATGACGAAGAAGCGGCCGACGATGGTGGATCGCTCTTCGACAATCGCGACTCGAGCAGTGATGAGGAGTCAATATTCAGGAGCGACGACACAACCGAGAGCAACGACAGAATCTTCGACGCGGAAAGTGACAACAACGATGGGACTGAGGAGGAAGACGAACAATGA